The genome window AGATAGGGGAGTTACTGGCCCACCTGGAGACAAGGGCGACAAGGGCGACAAAGGATTAACTGGCGACAAGGGCGACAAGGGCGATAAAGGCTCAACTGGCCCTGTTGGCGACAAGGGCGACAAAGGCCCCTTGGGTCCTGCTGGCGACAAAGGAGTTACCGGTCCTATTGGTCTTCAGGGCGACAAAGGAGTTACCGGTCCGCCCGGACCTCAGGGCGACAAAGGAGTTACCGGTCCTATTGGTCTTCAGGGCGACAAAGGCTCAACAGGTCCATCTGGCCCTCCTGGCGACAAAGGTATACCTGGCAGACCTGGTGAACTTGGTCCACGCGGTCCACAGGGTCCAACTGGCGACAAAGGCCCTCAGGGTCCACTAGGTCCACCTGGCGACAAAGGATTGCGCGGTCCACAAGGGGAAGTCGGCGACAAAGGTCCACAGGGTCCACAGGGTCCTGCCGGAGAAAAAGGATTAACTGGAGTTCCAGGACCTCAAGGTGAACGCGGTCCAAGGGGATCACAGGGTCCTGCCGGAGAAAAAGGACTGACTGGTCCGCAAGGACAACAAGGAGACAAAGGCCCCACCGGACCGCCTGGCCCGCAAGGTGAGATAGGTCCCCAGGGGCTGTCTGGAGAAAAAGGTCCTCAAGGTCCTCAAGGAATTCAAGGTCCGCAAGGTGAACGCGGTCCACCTGGTCCAAGAGGTCCAGCCGGGGACAAGGGTCCAATAGGTCCTCAAGGTCCATCTGGCGACAAGGGTCCAAGAGGTCCACCTGGCCCACCGGGGCCGACTGGACAAGCTGGCATGTCTGATGAACAGAAAGCGTTGTTTAGAGAATTACTTGAGATTCTTACTGCAAAGAACATGATTACAACTGAAGAACAGATAAAATTAATGAGCTATCTCTACTAAATGCATTATGCTGGTGCTAAAAAATTGAACGAAACAAAATCTAAAATTGAATTTAAGATGCTGGATTATGAAAGAGTGGGAAATGATTTTGTCGCATTCAAGCTGGAAGATGGGACACTTGTTAAAGTTAAAGTTGATCTAGACCGTGTTGGTATCGCAACAAATCACAAAAATCCTGATGGGACCCCTCACTATGCTGTCAACACCTCGATAAAGATAACTGTGATTCCAAGTGAGCGAACGTTCTCAGTTGAGAAAAACATTAACGATAAAAACACGCCGCCACCTGGGCAAATGTTTAGTTGAGAAAAATTTCATAAAAATAGTAAATTTACGTCAATTGTGATTGACGAAATTTTTTTTTGCGTTGACGAATCTATCGTCGTCGCTTTTTAGCTGCAGTTTTCTTTGCGGCTTTTCGCTTTGGAGCTGCCTTGCGTTTTGGAGCTGCTTTTCTTTTTGGAGCTGCCTTTCGCTTTGGTGCTGCACGTTTAGCTTTTGACTTACGTTTAGTAGCCATTACGTAAAATGGTGTTTACTATCTTTTCTATAGCTAAACTAAACAAAATTACACAAAGTGATTACAAATAGTAAACGATTTTTTGCAAAAATATTTTTTTCAGATCGCAATTTTTTCAATAAACACTTTCAGCTGACGGTCTTTTTCCTTGTAACCAACTTGTATGGTTACAAATTGTGCATTTGTACTGTCTTCTACGTTTGTATGTTGCATTCTGAGGAAGAAAAACAATCTCTTGCTTTGTTTTTGTCATACAGAATTTGCACCATCTGTTTTCAGTTTCGTGATCCATACTGATCGCATTTTTCTAACGTGATTTTATTATTGTCAAGACATCTTCGTCTTCTAAAACATGATGAATGCTAACCCGTTGGCCTGCAAACTTGACACTCTTACCCCAAACTAGTCCGTAACGAAATTCTTTTTTCATGCTTCGGTGCAACTTGTTGCAAACATCTTCTATTGTGGAATCTCTTCTGATGATCAATGGTTCCTTAAAGTCAGTTTCTCCGCCCTTTGGCCTCATGTATATTCTAATAAAGTCGAGTTTCTCGTAAATTTTTTCTTTTAGCAAGTCGACGTTTATGCCAGAGTCTGCAGAAACTGGAACCACTTCGGATTTTATTTTTGTCTTTACGTTTTTTAGGAATTTCTCATCGACTAGATCAATCTTGTTGAGTACTGTGATTGACTGTGCATAATTTTTGTCGCCTGTAATGTGGTCGACTAGCTGCTCCGCAGTGATGTCTTCTCGTATGAGTACTCTTGCACTTGTGATTCCATAAACGTGAAGAATTTCTTTGAGAAGTTTTTCGGATAATTTTGTAAGCTTTACCTGCTGTGCTATTGAAATTCCTCCGATTGCGGCTTTTTCTATAACTATGTTTGGGGGTTTTTGGTCAAGCCTTATCCCTATGTTGTTGAGCTCAGTTCTGAGTACGTCTTCGTGATATGGCTGAAAAACATCAAGTATGAGCAAAACCAAATCTGCATTTCGGGCAACTGACAGTATTCTTTTTCCTAAACCTTTTCCCTTTGATGCACCTTCTATAATTCCGGGCAAGTCCAGCACTTGGATTCTCGCTCCCCGATAGTCTAGAATTCCTGGAACTACTGTTAGTGTTGTGAACTGGTATGCTGCTACTGCCGACCTTGATCCTGTCAGCTTGTTGAGAAGCGTTGATTTGCCTACACTTGGCAGTCCGATGAACACAACTGTTGCGTCTCCTGTCCGCCTAACATCGAATCCGTCTGAACTGATTCCGCTTTTTTTAGTTTGAACTTTTTCTTGCTCTCTTCTCAGCTTTGCGATTTTTGCCTTGAGTAAACCTACGTGGTGCTCAGTTGCCTTGTTTAACTGAGTTTTTAATATCTCGTCTTGAATTGCTTTTATTTTTTCTGGAATTCCCATTTTTAATTACCACATTTTACTTTTCTTAATAAAATCTTATTTTTCCTTGATTGATTATTATCTGGGAGTGTGCAAATGACTCTGTGAAACGCAAGACGTTTGCAGTCGATATTGATGGAACCATAACAGAAAATGGGGGTGGCAGAATAAATCTTGATGCATTGAACTCACTGCGTTACATCCGAAAACTGGGCCATAATGTGATTTTTGTCTCCGGCCGCTCGTCAGTTGAGGGGTATCTTCTTGCCGTATATGGGGGATTAAACACAATTGCAGTCGGCGAAAATGGAGGCTGTATTACATACGGTGCAAATGACCACATTCTTCTTGGGAATAAGGTAAAATGCGTTGATGCGCTACAAGTTATCCGCTCACAATTAAGCGACATTGTGGAAAAGCCCGTATTTCCACGAATGACCGAAGTTGTACTTGAGCGAACATTTGACATTGAAAAGGCAAAACGGGTTGTAGAGCACAGCAAACTAGACGTGGTGTTGTCTGATAGTCAGTATGCAATTCACATAAATTCTGCTGGAATCAACAAGGCACGGGGTTTTGAAGAGGTCATGAAAAGACTCAATGTGTCACGCGAAGATGTAATCTCAATAGGTGACAGCGATACTGACATTCCGTTGTTTAATGTATCAGAGATTAGTATTGCGGTTGGCAATGCGTCAGACAAAGTAAAATCGCACGCAACAATGTCTGTTTCTGCGCATGCAGGAGATGGCGTAATTGAAGCCCTTGATAAAATTGCTCCCCGTCTTTTGGAGATATAATAATGAGCTTTCGCATTCTGCTTGATGAGATACGATCAAATCTCCTGCAAATCGTAAAAAATCTACAAATTCCGGAAATTCCTTTTACCTTAGAGCCTGCAAAATCCGGATTTGGTGATGTCACATGCAACATTGCGTTTTTGGCCTCTAAGCATTTGAAGAAAAGCCCTTACGACATTGCAAAACTGATCTCTGATGAATACCAAAAAAATCTGGGAGAACTTGTTTCAAAAGTAGAGCCGCACCAATCTGGATATCTGAACTTTTATGCAAACAACGCTCCGCTAAATAGGCTCATAATAACTGCGGCCAAAGACAACAATTACGGGGCAATCGACATCGGAAAAAAATCCAAGGTGATAGTGGAGCACACCAGTGTAAATCCTAACAAGGCGCTGCATATTGGCCATGTTCGGAATGTTGTCATTGGCGATACCGTTGCGCGCATTCTGGCAAAGACAAACCATGATGTTGTGGTGCTTAACTACGTGGATGATTCCGGCCTTCAAGTGGCAGACATTATAGTTGGCTTCAAACACTTGGGATTTTCAGAAACGCCCCCTGAGGGGCAAAAATTTGATCATTATTGCGGGGATGAGGTTTATGTCAAGACAACTGAGCAATATGTCCAGAACAAAAGTCTTGAGGAGACCAGAAATAACATCCTAAAAGAATTAGAGGATGGCAGCTCTGAGATTGCAAAATTTGGCAAGAGCATAACAAATCGAGTTCTCGCTGAACAGCTAAATACGTGCTGGCGACTAGGCGCGTATTACGACTGTCTGAATTTTGAATCTGAAATAGTGCGCTCACATCTTTGGCCAGAAATCTTTGAAAAACTAAAGCAAATGAACCTCATAAAATATGAGACAGAGGGAAAAAATGCTGGATGTTGGGTAATCTTATCCAAGGATGAAGACAAGGTGCTGGTGCGTAGTAATGGCACTGCAACATACATTGCAAAAGACATCCCGTATGCTGCATGGAAGCTCGGGCTGGTGGATGATCCGTTTTACTACAAAAAATACGTCATTCAGAAAAACCACAAGGTTTTGTGGCAAACGACGCTGGAGAAAAACAATGACCAAAAGCAGCACTTTAGAAGTAATGTGGTGGTGACAGTTATTGACTCAAGGCAAGCTAGACTGCAAAACATAATCACTGATCTGATCTCAAAGTTTGACTCCTCGCAAAAATCATACCTGCAC of Candidatus Nitrosotenuis sp. DW1 contains these proteins:
- a CDS encoding collagen-like protein, with translation MKKLEIQGAAPFKQSGVYEVQISVCGAQPSVDEIKGKRFSALWQDIFHLHVKDNTFSQILGSDSNPIPASVFDLSSVWIVVRDQFSSLFSVFEVQIRQPEDAPSPKQRKREPSPEPAESISFHDDKRYGVREERGPPGLRGPTGDKGPTGSPGDKGDKGPSGEKGDKGDKGPTGPPGDKGDKGPTGPPGDKGDKGPTGPPGDKGDKGPTGPLGDKGDRGVTGPPGDKGDKGDKGLTGDKGDKGDKGSTGPVGDKGDKGPLGPAGDKGVTGPIGLQGDKGVTGPPGPQGDKGVTGPIGLQGDKGSTGPSGPPGDKGIPGRPGELGPRGPQGPTGDKGPQGPLGPPGDKGLRGPQGEVGDKGPQGPQGPAGEKGLTGVPGPQGERGPRGSQGPAGEKGLTGPQGQQGDKGPTGPPGPQGEIGPQGLSGEKGPQGPQGIQGPQGERGPPGPRGPAGDKGPIGPQGPSGDKGPRGPPGPPGPTGQAGMSDEQKALFRELLEILTAKNMITTEEQIKLMSYLY
- a CDS encoding OBG GTPase family GTP-binding protein; this translates as MGIPEKIKAIQDEILKTQLNKATEHHVGLLKAKIAKLRREQEKVQTKKSGISSDGFDVRRTGDATVVFIGLPSVGKSTLLNKLTGSRSAVAAYQFTTLTVVPGILDYRGARIQVLDLPGIIEGASKGKGLGKRILSVARNADLVLLILDVFQPYHEDVLRTELNNIGIRLDQKPPNIVIEKAAIGGISIAQQVKLTKLSEKLLKEILHVYGITSARVLIREDITAEQLVDHITGDKNYAQSITVLNKIDLVDEKFLKNVKTKIKSEVVPVSADSGINVDLLKEKIYEKLDFIRIYMRPKGGETDFKEPLIIRRDSTIEDVCNKLHRSMKKEFRYGLVWGKSVKFAGQRVSIHHVLEDEDVLTIIKSR
- a CDS encoding phosphoglycolate phosphatase gives rise to the protein MKRKTFAVDIDGTITENGGGRINLDALNSLRYIRKLGHNVIFVSGRSSVEGYLLAVYGGLNTIAVGENGGCITYGANDHILLGNKVKCVDALQVIRSQLSDIVEKPVFPRMTEVVLERTFDIEKAKRVVEHSKLDVVLSDSQYAIHINSAGINKARGFEEVMKRLNVSREDVISIGDSDTDIPLFNVSEISIAVGNASDKVKSHATMSVSAHAGDGVIEALDKIAPRLLEI
- a CDS encoding arginine--tRNA ligase; its protein translation is MSFRILLDEIRSNLLQIVKNLQIPEIPFTLEPAKSGFGDVTCNIAFLASKHLKKSPYDIAKLISDEYQKNLGELVSKVEPHQSGYLNFYANNAPLNRLIITAAKDNNYGAIDIGKKSKVIVEHTSVNPNKALHIGHVRNVVIGDTVARILAKTNHDVVVLNYVDDSGLQVADIIVGFKHLGFSETPPEGQKFDHYCGDEVYVKTTEQYVQNKSLEETRNNILKELEDGSSEIAKFGKSITNRVLAEQLNTCWRLGAYYDCLNFESEIVRSHLWPEIFEKLKQMNLIKYETEGKNAGCWVILSKDEDKVLVRSNGTATYIAKDIPYAAWKLGLVDDPFYYKKYVIQKNHKVLWQTTLEKNNDQKQHFRSNVVVTVIDSRQARLQNIITDLISKFDSSQKSYLHLGYESVTLSADTANALGIDTKGKNTQMSGRKGLYINADSVLDMLEQKTMDETRKRNPSLSDEHLHDIANKVAVATLRYEMIKQDLDKIITFDYSKSLSLEGDTAPYIQYAYARAVRILEKAQAKPDFDASYELLDGEYETNLVKLIGRFDLNIQDAANNLSPKVIAKYCYSLAVTFNAFYEHVKVLDSENANAVNARLCLVHSFKSCLEGALDLLGIETPSRM